The following is a genomic window from candidate division KSB1 bacterium.
TCCCGGCCGCGTCTGTATTCGATTAAACTCCTGGAAAACGATCCCTATTTTAAAGATCAAATCAGCGCTGATCAGCCGCTCAACCATAAAGTTTCGATTTTACAAGATCAATTGGAATCAGAACATGGCGTGCCGGCGGATCAGGTGATTGCCAATGAGCGCCACTCCGGAGCTTTGCTGCTGTTTGAGAAAGTGGCAGATGTAAAATCTCCGGTCAAACGCTGGTTTGACCGGATCGATTCCCTGCTCTTGCATCCGGTTTGGGGGCTATTGATCATGTTGGGGATATTGGCGCTGTTTTTTATTTTTGTATTCAAGTTCGGCGGCCTGGTCGAAGAACCCTTGCTGGAGGCATTGACTGCCGGTGTTGATCTCATTGTGTCCCGGTTTGCAGAGCATGTATTTTGGGCCAAAATTGTTCAGGGAGCCCTGCAGGGAATTGTCGGGGGCATCGCTATTGTACTCCCTTACCTCCTGCCCTTTCTGCTGGGCATGGCCGTCATAGAGGATATCGGTTACCTGCCGCGCATTGCATTTCTCACAGACAGCCTCATGCACAAAATCGGGTTACACGGCACGGCAGTGGTTCCGGCGTTGCTCGGTTACGGATGCAGTGTTCCGGCTGTGATGGCAACACGCATCTTGTCCAATTCCCGCGACCGGTTCATCGCCACAGTGGTTGCTGTTCTGATACCGTGTTCCGCCCGAATGACCATTATTATGGGACTGGTGGGCTATTATCTGGGAGGACTGGCTGTCTTTGGAATTTATATTCTCAACCTGATCGTCATTATCATTACAGGCTCGATTATGAGCCGCCTGCTGCCAACGGACTCGCCCGGCATGATTATGGAAATGCCCGATTATCACAAACCGGTTCTCAAGGTCATACTTCGCCAAGACCTGGCTGAGAATGCGCGATTTTATCACTGTGGCCTGGCCTCTGCTGATTGTCGGCAGTCTGGTGCTTAATATCGCCCAATGGCAGAACTGGGATGATGTGATCAATCAGGTGCTGCTTCCCCTGACCCGGTTACTCGACCTGCCGCCGGAAACCGCCACAACCCTGATTTTCGGAATTCTGCGTAAGGAATTGTCCATGCTCATGTTGTTCCAGGCGCTCGGCACCACCGACGTATCGGCGGTTATGACCCACACTCAAATCCTGGTCTTTACACTGTTTGTGGTCTTTTATATTCCCTGTCTGGCCACGCTTGGCGTTATGGGAAAGGAAGTCGGATGGAAACACACCTTGGTAGCTATTCTGATTACCATTGTACTGGCCATTTCGATTGCATTACTGGGACGTGGTTTCGGCCTCTTGTTTCTCTAGCATTAATACCGGTCCGATCGTTTTACGATAAAATCTCCCTTGCTCACGCCCAAGCGAGCAGCGATAACGTTGCATTTTGCCACGAGTATAAAAAAGACAGGCGCCGGAATATCAATCAATCCTTCCAGGTTTCCCTGGCCTTTTGAAAGGATAACATCCGCTTTTTAAAAACAGACCTAAACTCTTCTGAGACATTCTCCCATACCGCGCCGGGGGCATTGTCCCCGGTGGTGATAATCTGTGCCTTTTCATTCAATCCTACCATCTTTGCGTCATCCAGAGTCGCGTCATTCAAAACAGGCGCGCCGCGTACTGCAAAATACAAATTCGGATGCGCTATAGCTTCGACAAACAATTCATCTAAAACGATCTCTCCGCAGTTGTCGCCGACATACAACACCGTTTCTGCTGTCTTTAGATCGCTGCGCAAACGCTCCGAATCATCAATGGCCAGGTCCGAATGCACCACCCGATCCAGGGTTTCTCTAATATCCAGTTGCTCCTGAGCGCCGAAATCAATGACATTGCCTGCCATCGCTATTCGTAATGCCATATTGAACGGATCATCGGCAGTATTGATCATCTTTTTCAACTCATCGTGATGCTGCATCATCTTTTGATTATGTTCTGCTTTTATTTCATGATAGGGATCCTCGAAATTCAGATTTCCGGATCATCTGGTGCATTTCCCGGGCCATATCAGGCGGTGACTGATCATAGTTCTCATCCGCCAGATATTGTAAAAGATGCCGCATGGCGGGTTCTTTTTCAGATTCGGGTATGCTCCCTGATTTTAAAAGCCGCAAAAAACTGTTTACCGTACAGGGGATACAGTCCAGTGTGATATTCAAGAATGACCTCCTTTTTAGCGTATAAATTAGTCTCTAATTTACGGTTTTCCAGAACGAATATCAAGACAATGTCGGTTACTTTTTCACGAGTTTTTCTTCGCTTGCCTTTGTATCTCACGCTTCTGCTTTTAATATTTACCCACTCGAAACCATATAGAGCCAATCAACTTTTACTCTTACACAAGGGAGTATTTTTATAGACATTCAAGTATCCAGCTGTGGTAAACATGCAACATTAAAATCAATTTTCAAAGCAACAGATTCGTTATTCCCCGGCCGAAATCCTGATTGATTGATCTTACTCCTTGTTATTTATTCACTTGCCACTACTCCCTTTTCTATCCAATACCCGCTGCTCTGAACCTTAATTTATTTGCAAATCTATTGTGATCAGGTATGATTTATGCAGAAACCGGTTCAAAGATACCCTATAACCACCTTTTATAGTATTGTAATTTATAAAGATACTATGATGAACAATCGCAGCAAACTAAAAATACCCTGGCTGGTC
Proteins encoded in this region:
- the feoB gene encoding ferrous iron transport protein B, whose amino-acid sequence is MTQQHSRQNLHPHPQFLLVGQPNCGKSTLFNKVAGYRSVATNFPGATVEYTKSHVTINNRICNLVDIPGIYSITSMDAAAEEAKKFLLNERNDVIINIIDASQLARSLELTLQLLELRIPMILCLNMMDEASRKGIEIDTEKLESILQIPVIPAISTQGTGLDELFDAAFSCFQAPCRGKSVPMARHVEEKIKSLESQLTEHMSAAIKSRPRLYSIKLLENDPYFKDQISADQPLNHKVSILQDQLESEHGVPADQVIANERHSGALLLFEKVADVKSPVKRWFDRIDSLLLHPVWGLLIMLGILALFFIFVFKFGGLVEEPLLEALTAGVDLIVSRFAEHVFWAKIVQGALQGIVGGIAIVLPYLLPFLLGMAVIEDIGYLPRIAFLTDSLMHKIGLHGTAVVPALLGYGCSVPAVMATRILSNSRDRFIATVVAVLIPCSARMTIIMGLVGYYLGGLAVFGIYILNLIVIIITGSIMSRLLPTDSPGMIMEMPDYHKPVLKVILRQDLAENARFYHCGLASADCRQSGA
- a CDS encoding nucleoside recognition domain-containing protein, which gives rise to MRDFITVAWPLLIVGSLVLNIAQWQNWDDVINQVLLPLTRLLDLPPETATTLIFGILRKELSMLMLFQALGTTDVSAVMTHTQILVFTLFVVFYIPCLATLGVMGKEVGWKHTLVAILITIVLAISIALLGRGFGLLFL
- a CDS encoding ARMT1-like domain-containing protein, with amino-acid sequence MMQHHDELKKMINTADDPFNMALRIAMAGNVIDFGAQEQLDIRETLDRVVHSDLAIDDSERLRSDLKTAETVLYVGDNCGEIVLDELFVEAIAHPNLYFAVRGAPVLNDATLDDAKMVGLNEKAQIITTGDNAPGAVWENVSEEFRSVFKKRMLSFQKARETWKD